The Nocardia sp. BMG51109 nucleotide sequence GGGCTCGGTGACCAGGGCGCGGTACAGATCGGTGCCCGCGATCAGGGTCGAGGCCATCACCTGCGGCGGCGCCTGGCCGATCACGTCGTCGATCCGCGGCGTCGCGCCGGCGGGCACCCGGTCGGGGGCGAACGCCCGCTCGTAGCCGGTGCGCAGATCGGCGACGACGGCCACGCCGCGGCCGGTCAGGGCGGCCAGGTCGGCATCGGTGGCCTTGCTCAGTTCGCCGCTGCGGAACACCGTGCCCGTGCGCACCGTCCGGCCGTCGGCCGCCCGGTAACCGCCGATGTCCCGCGCGTTCTGCACGCCCTGCAGCGACAGCGAGCGGTCCTGGGTGTTCACGACGACCGACGCGGTGGCGGCCGGCGGATCGGTGGCCAGGGCCGTGCCGACGGCCGGGCCGAGGGCGACGACACCGGCGGCGGCCAGCGCGGCGGCCCCGCGAATCACACGTCGGGCCATGATAATTCCTCTTCTCGATCAGGCGGGTACTTCGAATCGCGACAACGCGAGCAGGCGCGAGATGGCGCGCAGGTACTTCTTACGGTAGCCGCCGCCGAGCATCTCCTCGGAGAAGATCCGGTCCAGCGGCACGCCCGACACGGTGACCGGGATGCCCGCGTCGTAGAGCCGGTCGGTCAGCACCACCATGCGCAGCGCCACCGCCTGGTCGGTGATGGTGTGCACGCCCGACAGGAACACCGACGACACACCGGACAGCAGCGCCCGGTACCGCGACGGATGCAGGGTGCTCAGATGCGCCAGCAGCGCATCGAAGTCGTCGAGGGTGGAATCCGGTGCGGCGGCGGCCTTCTCGGCCAGCCGCTCCGGCGTCGTCGGATCCGGGGCGGGCGGCAGGTCGCGGTGGCGGTAGTCCGGTCCGTCGACGCGCACCGTCTCGAACAGCGAACCCAGCTTGCGGATCTCACGCAGGAAGTCCTGCGCGGCGAACCGGCCCTCGCCGAGCTGGTCGGGCAGCGTATTGGAGGTGGCGGCCACCGACACCCCGCGCGCGGTCAGCTCGGTCAGCAGCCGCGACACCAGCATGGTGTCGCCGGGATCGTCGAGTTCGAATTCGTCGATACACAGCACGCTGTTGCCCGACAGCCGCTCCACGGCATTCGTGAAACCGAGCGCGCCGACCAGGTTCGTCACCTCGCCGAAGGTGCCGAAGGACGCAGGAGCGGAGCTTGCGGAGCGACCGGAAGACGCAGGAGCAGAGCTGGCGGAGCGACCGGAAGACGCAGGAGCGGACCTGGCGGCCGCCCAGTAGATCGAGGCCAGCAGGTGCGTCTTACCGACGCCGAAACCACCGTCCAGGTACAGGCCCGCACCCATGACTTGCTTCTTCTTACCGAACAGGCCCTTCTTGTCCGCCGCGGCCCGGATCTTGGTGACCTGCCCCGCGAACTGCTCCGCCTTCCGGACGGCCTCCGCCTGGCTGGGCTCCCGGGGGTCCGGGATGTAGGAGGCGAAGCTCACCTCGTCGAATGTGGGCGGCGGCACCATCTGGGCGATGAGCTGATCGGCCGGGACCTCCGGATCACGATCGACGAGGCGTTGTTGCACTCCCGTAGCCTACTGACGTGGTGTGATCGGTACTTATGCAGCGTGCTCCCAATGCGATCCAGTTCACAACGCTGGGCACCGACGAGCTGGTACGGCTGTACGCCTATCCGGCCCGCCTCGAATCCCCCTGGATCCGAGTCAACTTCGTGGCCAGCATCGACGGCGCCGTCACCGTCGAGGGCCGGTCGGGCGCCCTCGGCGGCGCCGCGGACCATACCGTCTTCACCATCCTGCGCGATCTCGCCGACGTCATCGTCGTCGGGGCCGGCACCGCCCGGGCCGAGAACTACGGCGGCGCCCGCACCGACGTCCGGCGCCGGATCCGGTTGCATCAGCACGGCCTCGGCGGCGCCCGGGACGGATCCCCGCCGCCGGTGGCGGTCGTCAGCGCCGGCGCCGCACTCGATCCCGCGGGCCGGCTGTTCACCGACACCACCCGCCCGCCGCTCGTCATCACCACCGCCGCCGCGGCCGCCGACCGCAAGCGGCTGCTCGCCGACGCCGGCGCCGAGGTGGTCGAGGCGGGCGACACCACCGTCACCGCGGCCGATCTGCGCGCGGCGCTGGCCGACCGCGGGCTGCTGCGGGTGCTGTGCGAGGGCGGGCCGTCGCTGTTCGGCGAACTCGTCTCCGCCGGCGGCGCCGACGAGCTGTGCCTGACCCTGTCACCGCTGCTCGTCGGCGGTACGGCGGGTCGAATCGCAGTGTCGCCCAACGCGTTGCCCACCCCGATGGCACTGCGCACCCTGTTGGTCGACGACGACGGCACACTGCTCACGCGGTGGGAGCGCGCCGGAACCCGAGGCTGAAACGGCGCACCGGACCTGGCAGGCTGTAGCGCATGCGCTGGTGCCGCCATTGGACACGGGTCGCCCTGCTGGCGACGTCATCACTGACGGTTCTCGTCGCCACCGCCTGTGGCGCGGGGCCCTCGGAGCGGCCCGGCGTGGCGGTGGAAAGGCCGCACCAGGCCGACGGCCAGGCGCCGGCTCCGTCGGCCGCGCCTCCCGCTCCGCCCGCGCTGCAACAGCCCAAGACCGACCTCAACTGGCACGAGTGCGCGGCACCGACGTTCAACCTGCTGGGCCTCGGCGCCCCGCCGGCCGGGCTGATCTTCGAGTGCGCCGAATACTCCACCCCCATCGACGCCGGCGGCGGCATCCTCGGCACCTTCCGCAACGGCGCCGTGCGCGCCCGGCTGCCGCAGACCCCGGCCGATGCCGCCCCGCTCGTGCTGACCTCCGGCAGCGACCGCTCCTCCACCGCCACCCTCGCGGGCCTGACCGTCGGGCCGGCCTCCGCGGTACTCGCCGCGCATCCGATCGTCGGGGTGGACCGCCGCGGCACGGGCAGTTCCCAGCCGATCGACTGCATGACCCCCGACACCCGCCGCGCGCTGGCCGACAACGGCCAATTCGCCCCGGGCGGCGGCAATCCCGTGGACACGATGGCCAAGCTGAGCGAGGACGCCACCATCGCCTGCCAGGACTTCCTACAGCCCTATCAGGGCACCTTCGACACCGCGCACGCCGCCGACGACATCGAGCAGCTGCGCAAGCAGTGGCAGGTGGACACGATCGGCCTGATCGGCACCGGCAACGGCGGCCGGGTGGCGCTGAGCTACGCCGCCAAGTACGGCGACCATCTCTCCCGCCTGGTCCTCGATTCGCCGGAGGCCGTGAACGCCGACGCGATCGGCCGCGCCGAGCAGCGGGTCAAGGGCGCCGAGGCGGCGCTGACCGGATTCTCGCAGCGCTGCGCCGCGGTCGGCTGCGCGCTCGGGGCGAACCCGCGGGCCGCGATCACCGATCTGGTGAACCGCGCCGCCACCGGCGGGCTGGGCGAGATCTCCGCGAACACGCTGCTCACCACCATTTCCGGATTCCTCGGCGACCCGCGCGCCGATCAGAGCGGCCACGTCGCCGAACTCGCCGACGCCCTGGCCGCCGCAGGCCGCGGCGATCGCGGACCGCTCGGCAAGCTGGTGCTGAAGGAATCGGCCGCCGTCGCGGCGGACGGCCAGTTCGTGGCCCGCTGCAGCGACAACCAGCAGCCGGCCACGCCCGACCGGGCCAAGGAGCTGGAAAACACCTGGGGCGCACAGTATCCGGTATTCGGCAAGGCGGCCGCCACTCGCCTGCAGGCCTGCACCGCGTGGCCGGCGGCCGATGCGCCACAGGTGCCGAAAACATTCGGCACGCCCGTGCTGGTGCTGGGCACCGCCGCCGATCCGGCGGTGGGCGGCGACGGACGGCCCGCGGTAACCGGCGCCCTCGGCGCCGCCGGGGCGCGCACCGCCTCCGTCGAATGGCAGGGGTGGGGGCATCCGACGTTCACCCACACCGGCTGCGCCCAGCAATACATCGTGGACTACGCGAAGGACGCGAAACTGCCGCGAGACGGAAGCGCCTGTCCCGCCTGACACCTGCGGCAACACCTCGGCCATCATCGATGTGGCGACATCCGAGACGCGAAACGCGTGCCGAACACCGGGTCCGAGCAACCGTTTCGAAGGTTTCCGGTGTACCGTGCCCCAGTGTTCCTTCGTCAGCTCGAGCCTCGCTCCGCTCGGACCACCTCCGAGGTCCTGAACTTCGCGCTGTGGCCGTTCGCGGTCATGACTGTGCTGCATCAGGTGTTCATCGAGGGCACCAACAGCAACATCACCGACGACTTCGCGCCGGTGTACAAGGCGTCGCTGGCCTTCCTGAACGGGCGTGCCATCTACGGCGAGAACTTCGATCTCGTCGATCCGCACTACCTGTACCCGCCCAGCGGCACCCTGCTGGTCGCGCCGCTGGCGCTGATCGATCCGGAGAAGTCGAAGTGGCTGTTCGTCGCGCTGAACGCCGCGGCGATCATCCTGGCGTGGTACCTGATGCTGCGCCTGTTCAAGGTGAGCGTCCGCTCCTTCTGGGCGCCGCTGACCCTGCTGCTCATGTTCGCCTCCGAAACCGTCGTCAACACACTGGGTTTCGGCAACGTCAACGGCTGCATCCTGGCGGCCGAGGTGATCTTCATCCTGCTGCTCCTGCGGCGCCGTGACCTGTGGGCCGGGCTGGTCATGGGGCTGACGATCGCGGTGAAACCGACCCTGGCGCCCCTGCTGCTGATCGCGCTGGCGCGGCGCCAGTGGAAGGTGTTCATCACCGGACTCGGCGTGCCCATCGCGCTGATCGCCCTCGCCTGGCCGCTGATCAAGGATCCGATGGACTACGTGCGCCGCACGCTGCCCTACTCGCTGCAGGCGCGCGACTACTTCAACAGCTCGATTCCGGGCAGCGCCGCGTACTGGGGCCTGGATTCGTGGCTGACCTACGTCATCCGCATCGTGCTGGGTGTCATGGTGCTGGTCTCGCTGTGGCTGCTGTACCGCTACTACCTGCACGACGAGGTGTTCTTCATCTGCACCGCCGCGGGCCTCCTGCTCACCGCGGAATTCGTGCTGACCGCGCTGGGGCAGCAGTACTACTCGATGCTGCTGTTCCCGTTCCTGATGTCGGTGGCGCTGCGCAATTCGGTGCTGCGGAACTGGCCGGCCTGGTTGGCGATATTCGGTTTCATGACCTACGACAAGTGGTTGCTGGACCACTGGCAGAGCACCGGGCGGACGCTGGAGTATCTGCGGGTGACGCTCGGCTGGAGTCTGCTGCTGGTCGTGGTGTTCTGCGTGCTCGGCGACCGGTACCTGGCCGCGCGGCGGGAGGGCAGGCTGAGTTCCGGCATCGACCCGACGTTCCTGTCCGGGCCCGGGCCGCGACCGAACCCGATCGCCGAATCGCCGGACGGTCCGGCCGGGCAGCACAACGGCAAGAATCTCACCGAGACCGCCGCCGACGAGAAACCCGAGCCGCGGGCCGATTCGCACGTGGGGGCGCTGAAGTAGCGCAGCGGAGACCGCCGAGCGCCGCGGGGCCACGGCACGGAGCCATTAGACTCTGGTTATGAGTTCCGATGCCGACACCTCGCTGCCCGCGCCG carries:
- a CDS encoding tyrosine-protein phosphatase; protein product: MARRVIRGAAALAAAGVVALGPAVGTALATDPPAATASVVVNTQDRSLSLQGVQNARDIGGYRAADGRTVRTGTVFRSGELSKATDADLAALTGRGVAVVADLRTGYERAFAPDRVPAGATPRIDDVIGQAPPQVMASTLIAGTDLYRALVTEPGANAGFASILHDIIDTDGAVLYHCTAGKDRTGWLSAVLLTALGVDRETVNYDFLLSNHYRGAGPNDPLNGVVQPALDAAFDQVDRSYGGFDGYLRDGLRLTDADIAALRAKLLS
- the zapE gene encoding cell division protein ZapE; this translates as MQQRLVDRDPEVPADQLIAQMVPPPTFDEVSFASYIPDPREPSQAEAVRKAEQFAGQVTKIRAAADKKGLFGKKKQVMGAGLYLDGGFGVGKTHLLASIYWAAARSAPASSGRSASSAPASSGRSASSAPASFGTFGEVTNLVGALGFTNAVERLSGNSVLCIDEFELDDPGDTMLVSRLLTELTARGVSVAATSNTLPDQLGEGRFAAQDFLREIRKLGSLFETVRVDGPDYRHRDLPPAPDPTTPERLAEKAAAAPDSTLDDFDALLAHLSTLHPSRYRALLSGVSSVFLSGVHTITDQAVALRMVVLTDRLYDAGIPVTVSGVPLDRIFSEEMLGGGYRKKYLRAISRLLALSRFEVPA
- a CDS encoding pyrimidine reductase family protein codes for the protein MQRAPNAIQFTTLGTDELVRLYAYPARLESPWIRVNFVASIDGAVTVEGRSGALGGAADHTVFTILRDLADVIVVGAGTARAENYGGARTDVRRRIRLHQHGLGGARDGSPPPVAVVSAGAALDPAGRLFTDTTRPPLVITTAAAAADRKRLLADAGAEVVEAGDTTVTAADLRAALADRGLLRVLCEGGPSLFGELVSAGGADELCLTLSPLLVGGTAGRIAVSPNALPTPMALRTLLVDDDGTLLTRWERAGTRG
- a CDS encoding alpha/beta fold hydrolase — protein: MRWCRHWTRVALLATSSLTVLVATACGAGPSERPGVAVERPHQADGQAPAPSAAPPAPPALQQPKTDLNWHECAAPTFNLLGLGAPPAGLIFECAEYSTPIDAGGGILGTFRNGAVRARLPQTPADAAPLVLTSGSDRSSTATLAGLTVGPASAVLAAHPIVGVDRRGTGSSQPIDCMTPDTRRALADNGQFAPGGGNPVDTMAKLSEDATIACQDFLQPYQGTFDTAHAADDIEQLRKQWQVDTIGLIGTGNGGRVALSYAAKYGDHLSRLVLDSPEAVNADAIGRAEQRVKGAEAALTGFSQRCAAVGCALGANPRAAITDLVNRAATGGLGEISANTLLTTISGFLGDPRADQSGHVAELADALAAAGRGDRGPLGKLVLKESAAVAADGQFVARCSDNQQPATPDRAKELENTWGAQYPVFGKAAATRLQACTAWPAADAPQVPKTFGTPVLVLGTAADPAVGGDGRPAVTGALGAAGARTASVEWQGWGHPTFTHTGCAQQYIVDYAKDAKLPRDGSACPA
- a CDS encoding glycosyltransferase family 87 protein; the encoded protein is MFLRQLEPRSARTTSEVLNFALWPFAVMTVLHQVFIEGTNSNITDDFAPVYKASLAFLNGRAIYGENFDLVDPHYLYPPSGTLLVAPLALIDPEKSKWLFVALNAAAIILAWYLMLRLFKVSVRSFWAPLTLLLMFASETVVNTLGFGNVNGCILAAEVIFILLLLRRRDLWAGLVMGLTIAVKPTLAPLLLIALARRQWKVFITGLGVPIALIALAWPLIKDPMDYVRRTLPYSLQARDYFNSSIPGSAAYWGLDSWLTYVIRIVLGVMVLVSLWLLYRYYLHDEVFFICTAAGLLLTAEFVLTALGQQYYSMLLFPFLMSVALRNSVLRNWPAWLAIFGFMTYDKWLLDHWQSTGRTLEYLRVTLGWSLLLVVVFCVLGDRYLAARREGRLSSGIDPTFLSGPGPRPNPIAESPDGPAGQHNGKNLTETAADEKPEPRADSHVGALK